In Raphanus sativus cultivar WK10039 chromosome 5, ASM80110v3, whole genome shotgun sequence, the following proteins share a genomic window:
- the LOC108860405 gene encoding ubiquitin C-terminal hydrolase 13 isoform X1 has protein sequence MTVMTPPPIDQQEDEEMLVPHSDVVEGPHPMEVAQPEGAAAGAVVENPPVEEPPTMKFTWLIPGFTRLNTRKHYSDVFVAGGYKWRVLIFPKGNNVDHLAMYLDVADSGSLPYGWCRYAHFGLTVVNQINNRYSVRKETQHQFNARESDWGFTSFMPLGELYDPTRGYLVNDTILIEAEVSVRKVLDYWSYDSKKETGFVGLKNQGATCYMNSLLETLYHIPYFRKAVYHMPTTENDAPTASIPLALQSLFYKLQYNDNSVATKELTKSFGWDTYDSFMQHDVQELNRVLCEKLEDKMKGTVVEGTIQKLFEGHQMNYIECINVDYKSTRKESFYDLQLDVKGCKDVYASFDKYVEVERLEGDNKYHAEGHDLQDARKGVLFTDFPPVLQLQLKRFEYDFMRDTMVKINDRYEFPLQLDLDRENGKYLSPDADKSVRNLYTLHSVLVHSGGVNGGHYYAYIRPTLSDQWYKFDDERVTKEDVNRALEEQYGGEEELPQNNPGLNNPPFKFTKYSNAYMLVYIRESDKDKIICNVDEKDVAEHLRVRLKKEQEEKEDKRKYKAEAHLFTTVKVARDEDITEQVGKNMYFDLVDHEKVKSFRIEKQTPFLRFKEEVAKEFGVPVEMQRFWIWAKRQNHTYRPNRPLLSHEELQMVGHIKEASNKANNAELKLFLEIERGPDGRPIPPPDKSHEDILLFFKLYDPENGVLRYVGRLMVKNSSKPMDIIGELIQMAGFTPDEEIELFEEIKFQPCVMCEQLDKNTSFRLSQIEDGDIICYQKALSIQDDEYSYPDVPLFLEYVQNREVVRFRTLEKPKDDEFTMELSKLHTYDDVVERLAEKIGLDDPSKIRLTPHNCYSQQPKPQYIKYRGVDHLSDMLAHYNQMSDILYYEVLDIPLPELQGLKTLKVAFRHASKDEVTVLTMRLPKQSTVGDVINELKTKVELSHQDAELRLLEVFSHKIYKIFASTERIESINDHYWTLLAEEIPEEEKNIGPNARLIHVYHFAKEAGQSQQVHNFGDPFILVIHEGETLEEMKTRIQKKLHVPDDEFAKWKFASFSMGRPDYLQDTDVVYNRFQRKDVYGAWEQYLGVEHVDNAPKRAYHNRHAYEKPVKIYN, from the exons ATGACTGTGATGACTCCGCCGCCGATTGAT CAGCAAGAGGACGAGGAGATGCTGGTTCCGCATTCTGATGTAGTAGAGGGACCTCATCCCATGGAAG TTGCTCAACCTGAGGGGGCTGCTGCTGGTGCTGTTGTGGAGAATCCGCCAGTGGAGGAACCTCCCACTATGAAATTCACCTGGCTTATCCCAGGTTTCACTAGGCTCAACACCAGGAAGCATTACTCTGATGTTTTCGTTGCTGGAGGTTACAAATG GCGAGTATTGATTTTCCCGAAAGGAAACAATGTGGACCATTTGGCCATGTACTTGGATGTTGCTGACTCTGGGAGTCTGCCATACGGGTGGTGCAGGTATGCACATTTCGGCCTGACTGTAGTGAATCAGATCAACAACAGATACTCCGTGAGAAAAG AGACCCAACATCAATTCAATGCAAGAGAAAGCGATTGGGGGTTTACATCATTCATGCCTCTGGGCGAGCTCTACGATCCCACTCGTGGGTATTTAGTTAATGATACTATTCTGATTGAAGCTGAAGTTTCTGTGCGGAAGGTTCTTGATTACTGGTCATATGACTCAAAAAAAGAGACGGGGTTTGTTGGACTTAAGAACCAAGGTGCTACCTGTTACATGAATTCTCTCCTAGAGACGTTATACCACATTCCTTACTTCAGAAAG GCTGTTTACCACATGCCAACAACTGAGAATGATGCACCTACGGCGAGCATACCATTGGCCCTCCAGAGTTTGTTTTACAAACTTCAATATAATGACAACAGTGTAGCTACAAAGGAGCTGACAAAGTCGTTTGGCTGGGATACCTATGATTCGTTCatgcaacatgatgttcaagaACTCAACCGAGTTCTCTGTGAAAAGCTTGAGGACAAAATGAAG GGAACTGTTGTGGAGGGAACAATACAGAAGTTATTCGAGGGTCACCAAATGAATTACATTGAGTGCATCAATGTAGATTACAAATCCACACGGAAAGAATCATTCTATG ATCTCCAGCTTGATGTTAAAGGCTGCAAAGATGTATATGCTTCGTTTGACAAGTATGTTGAAGTTGAACGCCTTGAAGGAGACAACAAATACCATGCAGAAGGACATGATTTGCAG GATGCAAGAAAAGGTGTTCTGTTCACCGACTTTCCACCCGTACTTCAACTTCAGCTCAAGAGGTTTGAATATGATTTTATGCGAGACACAATGGTGAAG ataaatGATCGATATGAGTTTCCTCTTCAACTGGATCTCGACAGAGAGAATGGAAAATATTTATCCCCTGATGCTGACAAGAGTGTCCGTAACCTCTATACACTCCACAG TGTCTTAGTTCATAGTGGTGGAGTTAATGGAGGGCACTATTATGCTTATATCAGGCCAACACTCTCAGACCAGTG GTATAAATTCGATGATGAAAGGGTGACAAAGGAAGATGTGAATAGGGCACTGGAAGAGCAATATGGTGGCGAAGAAGAg TTACCACAGAACAATCCTGGTTTAAATAATCCACCTTTTAAATTCACAAAGTACTCGAACGCATACATGCTTGTTTACATTCGGGAAAGCGACAAGGATAAAATAATATGCAACGTTGATGAAAAAGACGTTGCAGAACATTTACGG GTGAGGCtgaaaaaagaacaagaagaaaaagaagataaaagaaaatacaaggCTGAAGCTCACCTCTTCACGACAGTCAAG GTCGCAAGAGATGAAGACATAACAGAGCAAGTTGGAAAGAATATGTACTTTGATCTTGTTGATCATGAGAAAGTCAAGAGTTTTCGAATCGAGAAACAGACCCCCTTTTTACGTTTTAAG GAAGAGGTGGCCAAAGAATTTGGTGTCCCGGTTGAGATGCAGCGGTTCTGGATTTGGGCAAAGCGGCAAAACCATACTTATCGTCCCAACCGCCCCCTGTTATCTCATGAAGAATTACAGATG GTTGGACATATAAAAGAGGCATCAAACAAGGCAAACAATGCTGAACTAAAGCTGTTCTTGGAAATAGAGCGTGGACCG gaTGGGCGTCCTATTCCTCCCCCAGACAAGTCACATGAAGatattcttcttttctttaagCTCTACGACCCTGAGAATGGAGTACTAAG ATATGTTGGCAGGCTCATGGTGAAAAATTCCAGTAAGCCCATGGATATAATAGGGGAACTGATTCAAATGGCCGGCTTTACTCCTGATGAGGAAATAGAACTTTTTGAG GAAATAAAGTTTCAACCTTGTGTAATGTGCGAACAACTGGATAAGAATACGTCTTTTAGACTATCTCAA ATTGAAGATGGAGATATCATTTGCTATCAGAAAGCTCTTTCTATCCAGGACGATGAATATTCATACCCGGATGTGCCATTGTTTTTGGAGTATGTACAGAATCGAGAG GTGGTGCGTTTTCGTACCCTGGAAAAACCAAAAGATGATGAGTTTACTATGGAGTT GTCAAAGTTGCACACATATGACGATGTTGTGGAAAGATTGGCTGAGAAGATTGGCCTTGATGATCCGTCGAAAATTAGGCTTACTCCTCACAATTGCTACTCCCAGCAACCCAAGCCTCAATATATCAAATACCGTGGAGTTGACCATCTTTCAGACATGTTAGCTCACTATAATCAG atgtcTGACATTTTGTATTATGAAGTTCTGGACATTCCCCTACCAGAATTGCAAGGTCTTAAGACTCTAAAAGTAGCTTTTCGTCATGCTTCAAAGGACGAA GTGACAGTTCTCACTATGAGACTTCCTAAGCAGAGTACTGTGGGAGATGTTATTAACGAGCTTAAAACAAAG GTGGAGCTTTCACATCAAGATGCAGAATTGAGGTTGCTTGAGGTGTTTTCCCACAAAATCTACAAG ATCTTTGCATCTACCGAAAGAATTGAGAGTATCAATGACCACTACTGGACTTTACTAGCGGAGGAG ATACCCGAGGAAGAGAAAAATATTGGTCCCAATGCTCGGTTAATCCATGTGTACCATTTTGCCAAAGAGGCTGGACAAAGTCAG CAAGTTCATAATTTCGGGGACCCCTTCATTTTGGTGATCCACGAAGGTGAAACTTTGGAAGAAATGAAGACCCGTATCCAAAAGAAACTTCATGTACCTGATGATGAGTTTGCCAAG TGGAAGTTTGCTTCTTTTTCAATGGGACGTCCCGACTACTTGCAGGACACAGATGTTGTTTACAATCGCTTTCAG AGAAAGGATGTATATGGGGCGTGGGAGCAGTATCTTGGGGTGGAGCACGTTGATAATGCTCCTAAACGGGCTTATCAT AACCGGCACGCATATGAGAAGCCGGTTAAAATATACAATTAG
- the LOC108860405 gene encoding ubiquitin C-terminal hydrolase 13 isoform X2 — protein MTVMTPPPIDQEDEEMLVPHSDVVEGPHPMEVAQPEGAAAGAVVENPPVEEPPTMKFTWLIPGFTRLNTRKHYSDVFVAGGYKWRVLIFPKGNNVDHLAMYLDVADSGSLPYGWCRYAHFGLTVVNQINNRYSVRKETQHQFNARESDWGFTSFMPLGELYDPTRGYLVNDTILIEAEVSVRKVLDYWSYDSKKETGFVGLKNQGATCYMNSLLETLYHIPYFRKAVYHMPTTENDAPTASIPLALQSLFYKLQYNDNSVATKELTKSFGWDTYDSFMQHDVQELNRVLCEKLEDKMKGTVVEGTIQKLFEGHQMNYIECINVDYKSTRKESFYDLQLDVKGCKDVYASFDKYVEVERLEGDNKYHAEGHDLQDARKGVLFTDFPPVLQLQLKRFEYDFMRDTMVKINDRYEFPLQLDLDRENGKYLSPDADKSVRNLYTLHSVLVHSGGVNGGHYYAYIRPTLSDQWYKFDDERVTKEDVNRALEEQYGGEEELPQNNPGLNNPPFKFTKYSNAYMLVYIRESDKDKIICNVDEKDVAEHLRVRLKKEQEEKEDKRKYKAEAHLFTTVKVARDEDITEQVGKNMYFDLVDHEKVKSFRIEKQTPFLRFKEEVAKEFGVPVEMQRFWIWAKRQNHTYRPNRPLLSHEELQMVGHIKEASNKANNAELKLFLEIERGPDGRPIPPPDKSHEDILLFFKLYDPENGVLRYVGRLMVKNSSKPMDIIGELIQMAGFTPDEEIELFEEIKFQPCVMCEQLDKNTSFRLSQIEDGDIICYQKALSIQDDEYSYPDVPLFLEYVQNREVVRFRTLEKPKDDEFTMELSKLHTYDDVVERLAEKIGLDDPSKIRLTPHNCYSQQPKPQYIKYRGVDHLSDMLAHYNQMSDILYYEVLDIPLPELQGLKTLKVAFRHASKDEVTVLTMRLPKQSTVGDVINELKTKVELSHQDAELRLLEVFSHKIYKIFASTERIESINDHYWTLLAEEIPEEEKNIGPNARLIHVYHFAKEAGQSQQVHNFGDPFILVIHEGETLEEMKTRIQKKLHVPDDEFAKWKFASFSMGRPDYLQDTDVVYNRFQRKDVYGAWEQYLGVEHVDNAPKRAYHNRHAYEKPVKIYN, from the exons ATGACTGTGATGACTCCGCCGCCGATTGAT CAAGAGGACGAGGAGATGCTGGTTCCGCATTCTGATGTAGTAGAGGGACCTCATCCCATGGAAG TTGCTCAACCTGAGGGGGCTGCTGCTGGTGCTGTTGTGGAGAATCCGCCAGTGGAGGAACCTCCCACTATGAAATTCACCTGGCTTATCCCAGGTTTCACTAGGCTCAACACCAGGAAGCATTACTCTGATGTTTTCGTTGCTGGAGGTTACAAATG GCGAGTATTGATTTTCCCGAAAGGAAACAATGTGGACCATTTGGCCATGTACTTGGATGTTGCTGACTCTGGGAGTCTGCCATACGGGTGGTGCAGGTATGCACATTTCGGCCTGACTGTAGTGAATCAGATCAACAACAGATACTCCGTGAGAAAAG AGACCCAACATCAATTCAATGCAAGAGAAAGCGATTGGGGGTTTACATCATTCATGCCTCTGGGCGAGCTCTACGATCCCACTCGTGGGTATTTAGTTAATGATACTATTCTGATTGAAGCTGAAGTTTCTGTGCGGAAGGTTCTTGATTACTGGTCATATGACTCAAAAAAAGAGACGGGGTTTGTTGGACTTAAGAACCAAGGTGCTACCTGTTACATGAATTCTCTCCTAGAGACGTTATACCACATTCCTTACTTCAGAAAG GCTGTTTACCACATGCCAACAACTGAGAATGATGCACCTACGGCGAGCATACCATTGGCCCTCCAGAGTTTGTTTTACAAACTTCAATATAATGACAACAGTGTAGCTACAAAGGAGCTGACAAAGTCGTTTGGCTGGGATACCTATGATTCGTTCatgcaacatgatgttcaagaACTCAACCGAGTTCTCTGTGAAAAGCTTGAGGACAAAATGAAG GGAACTGTTGTGGAGGGAACAATACAGAAGTTATTCGAGGGTCACCAAATGAATTACATTGAGTGCATCAATGTAGATTACAAATCCACACGGAAAGAATCATTCTATG ATCTCCAGCTTGATGTTAAAGGCTGCAAAGATGTATATGCTTCGTTTGACAAGTATGTTGAAGTTGAACGCCTTGAAGGAGACAACAAATACCATGCAGAAGGACATGATTTGCAG GATGCAAGAAAAGGTGTTCTGTTCACCGACTTTCCACCCGTACTTCAACTTCAGCTCAAGAGGTTTGAATATGATTTTATGCGAGACACAATGGTGAAG ataaatGATCGATATGAGTTTCCTCTTCAACTGGATCTCGACAGAGAGAATGGAAAATATTTATCCCCTGATGCTGACAAGAGTGTCCGTAACCTCTATACACTCCACAG TGTCTTAGTTCATAGTGGTGGAGTTAATGGAGGGCACTATTATGCTTATATCAGGCCAACACTCTCAGACCAGTG GTATAAATTCGATGATGAAAGGGTGACAAAGGAAGATGTGAATAGGGCACTGGAAGAGCAATATGGTGGCGAAGAAGAg TTACCACAGAACAATCCTGGTTTAAATAATCCACCTTTTAAATTCACAAAGTACTCGAACGCATACATGCTTGTTTACATTCGGGAAAGCGACAAGGATAAAATAATATGCAACGTTGATGAAAAAGACGTTGCAGAACATTTACGG GTGAGGCtgaaaaaagaacaagaagaaaaagaagataaaagaaaatacaaggCTGAAGCTCACCTCTTCACGACAGTCAAG GTCGCAAGAGATGAAGACATAACAGAGCAAGTTGGAAAGAATATGTACTTTGATCTTGTTGATCATGAGAAAGTCAAGAGTTTTCGAATCGAGAAACAGACCCCCTTTTTACGTTTTAAG GAAGAGGTGGCCAAAGAATTTGGTGTCCCGGTTGAGATGCAGCGGTTCTGGATTTGGGCAAAGCGGCAAAACCATACTTATCGTCCCAACCGCCCCCTGTTATCTCATGAAGAATTACAGATG GTTGGACATATAAAAGAGGCATCAAACAAGGCAAACAATGCTGAACTAAAGCTGTTCTTGGAAATAGAGCGTGGACCG gaTGGGCGTCCTATTCCTCCCCCAGACAAGTCACATGAAGatattcttcttttctttaagCTCTACGACCCTGAGAATGGAGTACTAAG ATATGTTGGCAGGCTCATGGTGAAAAATTCCAGTAAGCCCATGGATATAATAGGGGAACTGATTCAAATGGCCGGCTTTACTCCTGATGAGGAAATAGAACTTTTTGAG GAAATAAAGTTTCAACCTTGTGTAATGTGCGAACAACTGGATAAGAATACGTCTTTTAGACTATCTCAA ATTGAAGATGGAGATATCATTTGCTATCAGAAAGCTCTTTCTATCCAGGACGATGAATATTCATACCCGGATGTGCCATTGTTTTTGGAGTATGTACAGAATCGAGAG GTGGTGCGTTTTCGTACCCTGGAAAAACCAAAAGATGATGAGTTTACTATGGAGTT GTCAAAGTTGCACACATATGACGATGTTGTGGAAAGATTGGCTGAGAAGATTGGCCTTGATGATCCGTCGAAAATTAGGCTTACTCCTCACAATTGCTACTCCCAGCAACCCAAGCCTCAATATATCAAATACCGTGGAGTTGACCATCTTTCAGACATGTTAGCTCACTATAATCAG atgtcTGACATTTTGTATTATGAAGTTCTGGACATTCCCCTACCAGAATTGCAAGGTCTTAAGACTCTAAAAGTAGCTTTTCGTCATGCTTCAAAGGACGAA GTGACAGTTCTCACTATGAGACTTCCTAAGCAGAGTACTGTGGGAGATGTTATTAACGAGCTTAAAACAAAG GTGGAGCTTTCACATCAAGATGCAGAATTGAGGTTGCTTGAGGTGTTTTCCCACAAAATCTACAAG ATCTTTGCATCTACCGAAAGAATTGAGAGTATCAATGACCACTACTGGACTTTACTAGCGGAGGAG ATACCCGAGGAAGAGAAAAATATTGGTCCCAATGCTCGGTTAATCCATGTGTACCATTTTGCCAAAGAGGCTGGACAAAGTCAG CAAGTTCATAATTTCGGGGACCCCTTCATTTTGGTGATCCACGAAGGTGAAACTTTGGAAGAAATGAAGACCCGTATCCAAAAGAAACTTCATGTACCTGATGATGAGTTTGCCAAG TGGAAGTTTGCTTCTTTTTCAATGGGACGTCCCGACTACTTGCAGGACACAGATGTTGTTTACAATCGCTTTCAG AGAAAGGATGTATATGGGGCGTGGGAGCAGTATCTTGGGGTGGAGCACGTTGATAATGCTCCTAAACGGGCTTATCAT AACCGGCACGCATATGAGAAGCCGGTTAAAATATACAATTAG
- the LOC108860406 gene encoding amino acid transporter ANT1 — protein sequence MAIKDHHLASHHGDASSLPLIKSPRSGETGGGDRTSAIQTLGNIIVSIVGTGVLGLPYAFRIAGWFAGSLGVIIVGFATYYCMLLLIQCRDKLEAEEGQEESKTYGDLGFKCMGTKGRYLTEFLIFTAQCGGSVAYLVFIGRNMSSIFASYGLSMVSFILILVPIEVALSWITSLSALSPFSIFADICNIIAMCFVVKENVEMVIGGDFSFGDRTAVSSSIGGLPFAGGVAVFCFEGFAMTLALENSMKDREAFPKLLAKVLAGITFVYVLFGFCGYMAYGDETKDIITLNLPKNWSAIAVQIGLCVGLTFTFPIMVHPLNEIIEQKLKRIDWLQKHHHHEYSNETGSVSKYVIFTTRTLLVVGLAAIASLVPGFGTFASLVGSTLCALISFVLPASYHLTLLGPSLSLWNKSVDVFIVICGLLFAVYGTYNTIVGV from the exons ATGGCGATCAAGGACCACCACCTTGCGTCGCACCACGGCGATGCATCATCTCTCCCTCTGATAAAATCTCCACGTTCTGGAGAGACCGGCGGTGGAGATAGAACATCGGCTATTCAGACGCTCGGGAACATTATCGTCTCCATCGTCGGTACAGGCGTCCTTGGACTTCCTTACGCGTTCCGCATAGCCGGATGGTTCGCTGGATCTCTCGGCGTCATTATCGTTGGATTCGCCACCTATTACTGCATGCTCCTTCTC attcAATGCAGAGACAAGCTAGAAGCAGAAGAAGGACAAGAAGAATCGAAAACGTATGGTGACTTGGGGTTCAAATGCATGGGAACAAAAGGTAGATACCTAACAGAGTTCCTCATATTCACCGCTCAATGCGGTGGATCAGTAGCCTATCTAGTCTTCATAGGCCGGAACATGTCCTCCATCTTCGCATCATACGGTTTAAGCATGGTCTCTTTCATCTTGATCCTGGTTCCGATAGAAGTCGCGTTGTCATGGATCACCTCTCTATCAGCTCTCTCGCCTTTCAGCATCTTCGCTGATATATGCAACATCATAGCCATGTGTTTCGTTGTGAAAGAGAACGTGGAGATGGTGATCGGAGGAGACTTCTCGTTTGGTGACAGAACAGCTGTTTCGTCTAGTATTGGAGGGTTACCGTTTGCTGGAGGTGTTgctgtgttttgttttgagggTTTTGCGATGACGTTGGCTCTTGAGAATTCTATGAAGGATAGAGAAGCTTTCCCTAAGCTGTTGGCTAAAGTGCTTGCTGGGATTACGTTTGTTTATGTGTTGTTTGGGTTCTGTGGTTATATGGCTTATGGAGATGAAACTAAGGATATTATTACACTCAACCTCCCAAAGAATTGGTCTGCCATTGCCGTGCAG ATTGGCTTATGCGTGGGACTGACGTTTACGTTCCCGATCATGGTACATCCGCTTAACGAGATCATAGAGCAGAAACTGAAAAGGATAGATTGGCTTCAaaagcatcatcatcatgagtACAGCAACGAAACAGGTTCGGTCTCTAAATATGTAATATTCACCACGAGAACGCTTTTGGTGGTAGGACTCGCAGCAATAGCGTCATTAGTCCCGGGGTTTGGTACGTTTGCATCTCTGGTTGGAAGTACTCTGTGTGCACTCATATCATTTGTGTTACCGGCTTCTTATCACCTCACGCTGCTCGGTCCATCGCTAAGTCTGTGGAACAAATCAGTTGATGTGTTCATCGTGATTTGCGGGTTGCTCTTTGCTGTCTATGGTACATACAATACAATCGTTGGAGTGTAA